A region from the Anoplolepis gracilipes chromosome 2, ASM4749672v1, whole genome shotgun sequence genome encodes:
- the Emc8-9 gene encoding ER membrane protein complex subunit 8/9 homolog, translating into MTNVFFSPRAYCKIILHATKYPHCAINGLLLGKQKNKDGRADLYIEDAIPLFHICLHVSPMAEIALTLVDQLAASKGLILAGYYLANENINDLSTDRPAHRIADKIADNFNNALLVVVDNREVTLGMGSSPLRISQSIDGKWKPKDKANIIYEGGVAHTDAMYSLLKAEEYRNLVDFDNHLDNIALDWQNQKLNKIIEEAVDKHK; encoded by the exons ATGACGAATGTTTTCTTTTCGCCTCGCgcatattgtaaaattattttacacgcAACCAAGTATCCGCATTGTGCGATTAATGGCTTGCTACTCGGCAAACAAAAGAACAAGGACGGTAGGGCGGATCTATACATCGAGGACGCGATACCTTTATTCCACATATGCCTACATGTTTCCCCAATGGCGGAAATAGCGCTTACTTTG GTGGACCAGTTAGCAGCTAGCAAAGGCCTTATCCTGGCAGGTTATTATCTAGCCAACgagaatataaatgatttaag tacagACAGACCAGCTCACAGAATAGCGGATAAAATTGCagataactttaataatgcACTGCTTGTAGTg GTGGATAATCGAGAAGTAACTCTAGGTATGGGATCTAGTCCATTGAGAATTTCACAGTCTATAGATGGAAAATGGAAGCCAAAAGATAAAGCAAA TATAATTTATGAAGGAGGTGTTGCACACACAGATGCTATGTATTCGTTACTAAAAGCGGAGGAGTACAGGAATCTGGTTGATTTTGACAACCATCTCGATAACATTGCCCTTGATTGGCAAAATCAGAaacttaacaaaattattgaagAGGCTGTTGACaaacataaatag
- the Cog6 gene encoding conserved oligomeric Golgi complex subunit 6 isoform X2: MSEKNINSALVRRVNKLLESRVEHDKDTLEALKELSTFFTENTLNSRRNLRSKIERRSLAINEEFLAAFKEVKASLDDVYQDVLAMNTAVQSMTNRLQVTKAQTSQLIEQTTKLQNESQVLSIQQEVASAFIKNFQLSPSELSVLHGSARESPITEEFFFVVNKVQVIHGKCRVLMQSGYQTLALDIMQRMTLLQEAALERLYRWTQTHCKNIENECLAPLLIKAMSKLQDRPVLFKYILDEYCATRRTSLVGSFIDALTLGEGFGTPNPIEMHANDPKRYIGDMLAWLHQVIPVEKENILTLVKGCDKTDVSDQVKQALSNITEGLCHPLKSRIEHVISTEAPATVLYSVTTLIRFYRAIIEQVIPDSVLDQTLTDLLVLSEKSFLSRLQRETRIALGERAEPPGSDLVPAPSVSRLLLLLNEILSVASIAEDREKDMLQIVSCIIDPLLQEVNETASRLPTVDMAVYLLNCMHQIQSTLALYEYMDQRLERLQVIGAIRCTN; encoded by the exons AtgagcgaaaaaaatattaattccgcTTTAGTGCGGagagttaataaattattggagTCTAGAGTAGAACATGATAAG gacACGTTGGAAGCTTTAAAAGAGTTGTCTACGTTTTTCACTGAGAACACGTTGAATTCTCGTCGAAACTTGCGTAGCAAAATAGAAAGAAGGAGTCTGGCGATAAACGAAGAATTTTTGGCGGCCTTTAAAGAAGTTAAAGCTTCCTTGGATGATGTTTATCAAGATGTTTTAGCAATGAATACAGCTGTACAGTCTATGACTAATCGCTTGCAAGTTACAAAAGCTCAAACGTCGCAGCTTATAGAACAAACAACAAAACTCCAGAATGAAAG TCAAGTATTATCTATACAACAGGAAGTTGCAAgtgcatttataaaaaatttccaattGAGTCCATCAGAACTGAGTGTCTTACATGGATCAGCTAGAGAGTCGCCCATAACAGAGGAGTTTTTTTTTGTGGTTAATAAAGTACAG gTTATTCACGGCAAATGTAGAGTGCTCATGCAGTCTGGTTATCAGACATTGGCTTTGGATATAATGCAAAGAATGACACTTTTGCAAGAAGCTGCACTTGAAAGACTATATCGATGGACACAAACTCATtgtaaaaacatagaaaacGAATGTTTGGCGCCATTACTCATTAAGGCTATGAGTAAACTTCAAGATAGACCAGTATTATTTAA atatattttagatgAATATTGTGCAACTAGAAGAACCAGTTTAGTGGGATCTTTCATAGATGCATTAACATTAGGAGAAGGTTTTGGAACACCAAATCCTATAGAGATGCATGCTAATGATCCTAAACGATATATTGGTGATATGCTTGCATGGTTGCATCAAGTAATTCctgtagaaaaagaaaacattcttACCTTAGTGAAAGGCTGTGATAAGACag ATGTGTCAGATCAGGTGAAACAAGCGTTAAGCAACATTACAGAAGGATTATGCCATCCTTTAAAATCGAGAATAGAGCATGTTATATCTACAGAGGCACCAGCAACAGTATTGTACTCAGTTACAACCTTAATTAGATTTTACCGTGCTATTATTGAACAAGTCATACCTGATAGTGTTTTAGATCAAACACTAACAGATTTATTGGTCTTAAGCGAAAAAAGCTTTCTAAGCAGGTTGCAAAGAGAAACGAGGATCGCTCTTGGAGAGCGTGCGGAACCTCCTGGAAGTGATTTAGTCCCTGCTCCATCTGTTTCCAGACTGTTATTGCTTCTAAATGAAATATTGTCTGTTGCCAGTATAGCTGAAGACAGGGAAAAGGACATGTTACAA ATTGTGTCATGTATCATTGATCCATTACTTCAAGAAGTTAATGAAACAGCCTCTAGATTACCAACAGTGGATATGGCTGTTTACCTTCTCAATTGTATGCATCAGATACAATCTACATTAGCATTATACGAATATATGGATCAGAGATTAGAAAGGTTACAGGTGATTG GCGCAATCAGATGCACAAATTGA
- the Cog6 gene encoding conserved oligomeric Golgi complex subunit 6 isoform X1: MSEKNINSALVRRVNKLLESRVEHDKDTLEALKELSTFFTENTLNSRRNLRSKIERRSLAINEEFLAAFKEVKASLDDVYQDVLAMNTAVQSMTNRLQVTKAQTSQLIEQTTKLQNESQVLSIQQEVASAFIKNFQLSPSELSVLHGSARESPITEEFFFVVNKVQVIHGKCRVLMQSGYQTLALDIMQRMTLLQEAALERLYRWTQTHCKNIENECLAPLLIKAMSKLQDRPVLFKYILDEYCATRRTSLVGSFIDALTLGEGFGTPNPIEMHANDPKRYIGDMLAWLHQVIPVEKENILTLVKGCDKTDVSDQVKQALSNITEGLCHPLKSRIEHVISTEAPATVLYSVTTLIRFYRAIIEQVIPDSVLDQTLTDLLVLSEKSFLSRLQRETRIALGERAEPPGSDLVPAPSVSRLLLLLNEILSVASIAEDREKDMLQIVSCIIDPLLQEVNETASRLPTVDMAVYLLNCMHQIQSTLALYEYMDQRLERLQAQSDAQIDTLTSEQASSLVAHLNLGSIYTILQGREQGPLSSIPGMDALSVKEFTNKLEAFLVMPDVLLLPQISLLQSNNHRTITQKRSFEVIGAIYKQLYDSCHNPKNLYQNPSSLFSRTPEELVQTLISQ, translated from the exons AtgagcgaaaaaaatattaattccgcTTTAGTGCGGagagttaataaattattggagTCTAGAGTAGAACATGATAAG gacACGTTGGAAGCTTTAAAAGAGTTGTCTACGTTTTTCACTGAGAACACGTTGAATTCTCGTCGAAACTTGCGTAGCAAAATAGAAAGAAGGAGTCTGGCGATAAACGAAGAATTTTTGGCGGCCTTTAAAGAAGTTAAAGCTTCCTTGGATGATGTTTATCAAGATGTTTTAGCAATGAATACAGCTGTACAGTCTATGACTAATCGCTTGCAAGTTACAAAAGCTCAAACGTCGCAGCTTATAGAACAAACAACAAAACTCCAGAATGAAAG TCAAGTATTATCTATACAACAGGAAGTTGCAAgtgcatttataaaaaatttccaattGAGTCCATCAGAACTGAGTGTCTTACATGGATCAGCTAGAGAGTCGCCCATAACAGAGGAGTTTTTTTTTGTGGTTAATAAAGTACAG gTTATTCACGGCAAATGTAGAGTGCTCATGCAGTCTGGTTATCAGACATTGGCTTTGGATATAATGCAAAGAATGACACTTTTGCAAGAAGCTGCACTTGAAAGACTATATCGATGGACACAAACTCATtgtaaaaacatagaaaacGAATGTTTGGCGCCATTACTCATTAAGGCTATGAGTAAACTTCAAGATAGACCAGTATTATTTAA atatattttagatgAATATTGTGCAACTAGAAGAACCAGTTTAGTGGGATCTTTCATAGATGCATTAACATTAGGAGAAGGTTTTGGAACACCAAATCCTATAGAGATGCATGCTAATGATCCTAAACGATATATTGGTGATATGCTTGCATGGTTGCATCAAGTAATTCctgtagaaaaagaaaacattcttACCTTAGTGAAAGGCTGTGATAAGACag ATGTGTCAGATCAGGTGAAACAAGCGTTAAGCAACATTACAGAAGGATTATGCCATCCTTTAAAATCGAGAATAGAGCATGTTATATCTACAGAGGCACCAGCAACAGTATTGTACTCAGTTACAACCTTAATTAGATTTTACCGTGCTATTATTGAACAAGTCATACCTGATAGTGTTTTAGATCAAACACTAACAGATTTATTGGTCTTAAGCGAAAAAAGCTTTCTAAGCAGGTTGCAAAGAGAAACGAGGATCGCTCTTGGAGAGCGTGCGGAACCTCCTGGAAGTGATTTAGTCCCTGCTCCATCTGTTTCCAGACTGTTATTGCTTCTAAATGAAATATTGTCTGTTGCCAGTATAGCTGAAGACAGGGAAAAGGACATGTTACAA ATTGTGTCATGTATCATTGATCCATTACTTCAAGAAGTTAATGAAACAGCCTCTAGATTACCAACAGTGGATATGGCTGTTTACCTTCTCAATTGTATGCATCAGATACAATCTACATTAGCATTATACGAATATATGGATCAGAGATTAGAAAGGTTACAG GCGCAATCAGATGCACAAATTGACACACTTACATCGGAACAAGCTAGTTCTTTGGTAGCACATTTGAATCTTGGTTCAATTTACACTATTCTGCAAGGACGTGAGCAGGGACCACTCTCATCCATACCTGGAATGGATGCCCTCAGTGTAAAAGAGTTTACT AATAAATTAGAGGCGTTTCTGGTGATGCCGGATGTCTTGTTACTGCCACAAATAAGTTTGTTACAAAGCAACAATCATCGTACGATTACTCAGAAACGATCGTTTGAAGTAATCGGagctatatataaacaattgtaCGATTCCTGTCATAAcccaaaaaatttataccaaaACCCTAGCAGTCTCTTTTCCAGAACGCCCGAAGAACTTGTTCAGacattaatttctcaataa
- the Selt gene encoding thioredoxin reductase-like selenoprotein T homolog CG3887 — protein sequence MRWLILCILCLCILAILLVHGIDANSEEVPLTKFGAKTGPTLKFFYCYSCGYRKAFDQYVSILKQKYPELHVEGENFNPPGYNMLIAKALGTLKILIIVLIVSGVDFGLPLTSVWQWCISNRFYSCVLIFLLCNAIEGQLISSGAFEIHFNDVPVWSKLETGRIPQPLELFQIIDFHLDMQFSDMDVGKIKFQT from the exons ATGCGTTGGTTAATACTGTGTATTCTCTGTCTGTGCATCCTCGCAATTTTGCTGGTGCACGGCATAGATGCGAATAGCGAGGAAGTGCCATTAACCAAATTCGGCGCAAAGACTGGGCCaactttaaaattcttttattg TTACTCATGCGGCTATAGAAAAGCATTTGATCAATATGTGAGTATTCTTAAGCAAAAATATCCAGAACTTCACGTCGAAGGAGAGAATTTTAATCCACCAGGTTACAAtatgttaattgcaaaagCGCTG GGAACactgaaaatattgataattgttttaattgtaaGTGGAGTCGACTTTGGATTGCCTCTAACATCAGTATGGCAATGGTGTATAAGCAATCGTTTTTATTCCTGTGTACTAATTTTCTTGCTTTGCAATGCAATAGAAGGGCAATTGATTTCATCAGGTGcatttgaaatacattttaatg ATGTTCCTGTTTGGTCAAAACTTGAAACCGGCAGGATACCTCAACCACTCGAATTGtttcaaataattgatttCCATTTAGATATGCAGTTTTCAGACATGGATGTTGGAAAGATCAAATTTCAAACAtaa
- the LOC140662823 gene encoding PITH domain-containing protein CG6153: protein MGHRCNCGSTHDTIELGVNYNSLYEKIDKDKIECLNESEEGSGVKVFKKWEERLDRSKYVQSDVDAELLFNIPFTGDVKLKGLIIMADEDYSPKTVKLFKNRPHMIFDHVNTSPEQEFELITDLHGIHEYPVRTVKFSSVQHLSLYFVGDQNMEQIKIYYIGLKGEWIPTHKHGVTICTYEARPLISDHPTDFSEISKVIK, encoded by the exons ATGGGACATCGATGTAATTGTGGCAGTACACATGATACGATAGAATTAggtgtaaattataattcattatatgaaaaaatagataaagataaaatagaatGTCTAAATGAATCTGAGGAAGGTAGTGgtgtaaaagtttttaaaaaatgggaAGAAAGATTAGATAGATCCAag tatgtCCAAAGTGATGTAGATGCTGAACTCCTCTTCAATATACC TTTCACAGgagatgtaaaattaaagGGGCTTATTATAATGGCAGATGAGGATTATTCACCCAAAACAGTAAAGCT ATTCAAAAATCGACCACATATGATATTTGATCATGTAAATACTAGTCCAGAACAAGAGTTTGAATTAATCACAGATTTACATGGGATCCACGAATATCCTGTGAG aACTGTGAAGTTTTCATCGGTACAACATTTAAGTCTCTATTTTGTTGGTGATCAAAACAtggaacaaattaaaatttattatattggtCTCAAAGGAGAATGGATTCCAACCCATAAACATGGTGTAACTATTTGTACATACGAAGCACGTCCTTTAATTAGCGATCATCCAACTGATTTCAGTGAAATCAGTAAGGTGATTAAATGA